One Rhea pennata isolate bPtePen1 chromosome 15, bPtePen1.pri, whole genome shotgun sequence genomic window, GTGTCATGACTGCCTAAACCCTCTTTGCACGTAAACTAATGAGAGCGGTGTAGCTGAAAGGAGAATTTGTCCAGTATTTCTACTCTCTGAGAATGATTCCAGCAGTGATGCCAGCACAGCCCTTACCCAGCGACTTCAGCATTATTTGAATGTGCAGTCAATTTGATACATGAAATGGAGCTACTGGTTTTAAATCCAGTTGCACACTGCAAAAACCAATTTGGTTTCAGTTTAAAACATCCTAGTAGACATACAAATGGATGGTCAGTGCCAAATGAGCTTGGAGCCCTTTTAGTTACAGAAGAGAGGTCTTTCCAGGCTGTGGCATACTCTTGAGAAGGTAGagattgtttttcctttggctttccATACCCAAGGATAGCAGTAAGTGATGTTCACTGCACCTTTGTTTCAGTGGATGTAAAAAGGGGGTTTCTCCTGTGTTCATTTGCACAGGTCACCTTGACCCGCGGCATTCACAACTCCTGAAATGAACATCACTGAATTAAAACAGCTGATCATGGTTTTCCAGTACTGAACAAGTAAACAAACACCTCAAACTTGTATACAAGTATTTGTTTAGCATGGAATTGTGCAACCGTTAGAGATTCTGATGTCATGTTTTTACAGCATATTGATGCTTAGTGCAGAAGATTCATTTAAGGGTGATCAGGCTGGAATGTCAATGGAAACATGAAAACTAAAAccaaaggaaagaagcaaaggCTTACTGTTGataaagaagcattttcagaGGAGTCAACggtgagaaagaaagaactggtGAAACGCTTGCAacacaaagaaaggaggaaggggggaagcaaggaaagcagcaagagtACTGCAGCCAGAGCCAAGCATGCTTGGAGCAATACAGACAGACGGTTGAGGAGGCTGGAAAGCAATGAACGTGAGAGGCAGAGAATGCACAAGCTCAACAACGCTTTCCAGGCCTTGCGGGAGGTGATCCCCCATGTGAGAGCTGACAATAAACTTTCCAAAATAGAGACTCTGACGTTGGccaaaaattacattaaatccTTGACCTCTATTATACTCAATATGTCCAATGGACATtttccagctgcagaaggaaCAGGGGGAACCAGTGGATCAAAACTGCAGCAGCAATACCAACAGCAGCATGGGGATGGTGGACATGAAGAAAGtgtaaaaaaatattccatGCCGATTCAGAGCTTCAGCCAAAGCAGCCATAGTTAGCTGCTCccttcattctctttctttcctgtttgaTGGTATATGTCAATACCTAGAGTTTTTAAGAGATTGTTTTTGTGTCTCCatattgctctttttttttcttaaaaagacaaTCAGGTGACATTTGTGGTTATAGCTTATATTACACATTAAAAATTTGTGTGGATAGTTTTTTTGAGGTGTTTTGGAATTTATCCTGTGATACCACAGCTGAATTGcagaaagtaatttatttattaacttctgaaaattaCACTCCTAGAAGTGTTGTGAGTTATGTGTTTAAGCCCTGTGTCACCTGAGTTCACTTGTACTGGGCTGTAATGTTGTTTTCCAGCCATTTAATGAATTGATTCTTCCTTAACTATCTAACTACTGAGGAAGATTAAAAACCATGACTAACCTGTTGAGCGAAGTGGTACACATGAGAACCCAGCCACCAAATCTGCATATTTATCTTGGGTGTTTTGGATCTATTCTGAagctcactga contains:
- the BHLHA15 gene encoding class A basic helix-loop-helix protein 15 → MKTKTKGKKQRLTVDKEAFSEESTVRKKELVKRLQHKERRKGGSKESSKSTAARAKHAWSNTDRRLRRLESNERERQRMHKLNNAFQALREVIPHVRADNKLSKIETLTLAKNYIKSLTSIILNMSNGHFPAAEGTGGTSGSKLQQQYQQQHGDGGHEESVKKYSMPIQSFSQSSHS